In the Bacteroidales bacterium genome, one interval contains:
- a CDS encoding TIGR01212 family radical SAM protein (This family includes YhcC from E. coli K-12, an uncharacterized radical SAM protein.), whose product MNNQTYIWGHNRRYNDYTNYIKKHFNQRVQKISINTGLGCPNRDGTITYGGCTYCNNQAFNPAYSSAAKTITQQLNEGIDFFAKKYKTQKYLAYFQSYTNTYADVETLKKLYIEALSHPKVIGLVIATRPDTVDDEKLGMIAELSEKFYIMIEYGVESTNNNTLKLINRGHDYETSVNTIIKTHNKGINVGAHLIIGLPDEDEEQILQHACKLSQLPLTTLKLHQLQIIEGTKMALQYKKEPSLFNLFTIDNYINLIIDFLEILNPDIVVERFTSESPVNILIAPQWGGLKNFEIVDKIDKKLIERNTWQGRLTRFIHTKAKRIG is encoded by the coding sequence ATGAATAATCAAACCTACATATGGGGACATAATAGAAGATACAATGATTATACAAATTATATAAAAAAACATTTTAATCAAAGAGTACAAAAAATATCTATAAATACAGGCTTGGGATGTCCTAATCGTGATGGAACTATAACTTATGGAGGTTGTACATATTGTAATAATCAAGCTTTTAATCCGGCATATAGTTCTGCAGCAAAAACAATAACCCAACAACTTAATGAAGGAATTGATTTTTTTGCTAAGAAATATAAAACACAAAAGTATCTTGCTTATTTTCAGTCATATACAAATACTTATGCAGATGTTGAGACCTTAAAAAAGCTTTATATTGAAGCCCTTTCACATCCTAAAGTTATAGGTTTGGTAATTGCTACCCGCCCTGATACTGTGGATGATGAAAAATTGGGAATGATAGCTGAATTATCTGAAAAGTTCTATATTATGATTGAGTATGGTGTAGAATCTACAAATAATAATACATTAAAATTAATAAACCGTGGGCATGATTATGAAACAAGTGTAAATACAATTATTAAAACTCATAATAAGGGAATTAATGTTGGAGCACATTTAATTATTGGTTTGCCTGATGAAGATGAAGAACAAATTTTGCAGCATGCCTGTAAATTATCGCAATTACCATTGACTACATTAAAATTACATCAACTCCAGATTATTGAAGGAACAAAAATGGCTTTGCAATACAAAAAAGAACCTTCATTATTTAATTTATTTACAATTGATAATTATATTAATTTAATAATTGATTTTCTCGAAATATTAAATCCAGATATTGTAGTTGAACGTTTTACAAGCGAATCTCCTGTTAATATTTTAATAGCACCACAATGGGGAGGATTAAAAAATTTTGAGATTGTAGATAAAATTGATAAAAAACTTATTGAACGCAATACATGGCAAGGGAGATTAACCCGCTTTATTCATACAAAAGCGAAGCGAATTGGATGA
- a CDS encoding SpoIID/LytB domain-containing protein, giving the protein MSYIRNILLIIILLFSVQLFAQKIKINLFHGFNIKTLVIRPVVGRFEYIADDNKPNKIRKSNIIYLTIIGDSVGLWDLDKHIGIFKNIKIIGISKENNFRIEPAYPALKERRYKGNIEIYVKKGGLFIINEVDIENYIAGVVESEGGPKAPPEYYKSQAIICRTYALDHFNRHIDEGFNLCDGVHCQVYKSMSYQNDTIIEATKITKGLVITDTTNSLITAAFHSNSGGQTVNSEDVWSSETSYLKSIIDTFSLNQRNSTWQDTISITDWITYLDTIGIEINQQTFSAKALSFEQDKRKVYYNIINDTILLKKIRKDFNLRSTYFSMKLTGNELILTGKGYGHGVGLCQEGAMQMARMGYNFMDIIYFYYKDVNITNLQELHLFNIYY; this is encoded by the coding sequence ATGTCATATATAAGAAATATATTATTAATAATTATTTTATTATTCAGTGTTCAGTTATTTGCTCAGAAAATAAAAATTAATCTTTTTCATGGATTCAATATCAAAACACTGGTTATCAGACCTGTTGTCGGCAGATTTGAATATATTGCTGATGATAATAAACCAAATAAAATACGAAAAAGTAATATAATATATCTTACAATTATTGGTGATTCTGTTGGCTTATGGGATTTAGATAAACATATTGGAATATTTAAAAATATAAAAATAATTGGTATTTCTAAAGAGAATAATTTTAGAATTGAGCCTGCTTATCCGGCATTAAAAGAAAGAAGATATAAAGGAAATATAGAAATATATGTAAAAAAAGGAGGACTTTTTATAATAAATGAAGTTGATATTGAAAATTATATCGCAGGGGTTGTTGAATCGGAAGGGGGACCGAAAGCTCCGCCAGAATATTATAAATCGCAGGCAATAATTTGCCGAACCTATGCTTTAGACCATTTTAACAGGCATATTGATGAAGGATTTAATCTTTGCGATGGTGTTCATTGTCAGGTTTATAAAAGCATGTCGTATCAAAACGATACTATTATTGAAGCAACAAAAATTACAAAAGGACTTGTTATTACCGATACAACAAATAGTTTAATTACGGCGGCTTTTCATTCAAATAGTGGAGGGCAAACAGTAAATTCCGAAGATGTATGGAGTTCTGAAACAAGTTATCTGAAATCAATAATTGACACCTTTTCATTAAATCAACGAAATTCTACATGGCAAGACACAATCAGCATTACTGACTGGATTACTTATTTAGATACTATAGGAATTGAAATAAATCAACAAACATTTTCAGCTAAAGCATTGTCTTTTGAACAGGATAAGCGTAAAGTTTATTATAATATAATTAATGATACAATTCTTCTTAAAAAAATCAGGAAAGATTTTAATCTAAGGTCAACTTATTTTTCAATGAAATTAACTGGGAATGAGTTAATACTTACAGGTAAAGGGTATGGGCATGGAGTAGGTTTATGTCAGGAAGGTGCAATGCAAATGGCACGTATGGGCTATAATTTCATGGATATTATATATTTTTATTATAAAGATGTGAATATTACCAACTTACAGGAGCTACATTTATTTAATATATATTATTAA
- the lpxB gene encoding lipid-A-disaccharide synthase → MKYYLISGEASGDLHGSNLMKGIKKADSNADFRYWGGDLMENQGGTLVKHYKYHAFMGFITVLLNIKTVLNNLNQCKKDIIHYQPDVVILIDYPGFNLRIAKFVKENGIRVFYYISPKIWAWKQSRIKIIKQYVDKMFVIFPFEKDFYKKFSYPVNFCGNPLLDAIENRENKNELFADFIKRNNLPDKPVIALVPGSRKQEIKNILPVMLSVISNYLDYQFIITGTPSIEKGFYRKIIDKHNVKLIYNETYQIIQQSYVALVTSGTAALETALLNIPQVVCYKFPGGKLGYKLGTKLLKVKYISLVNLIMDKATVKELIQHYLSTVNLKNEIDKILKDKDYKNQMLNDYKDLMSILGGAGASERTAKLMLSYLN, encoded by the coding sequence GTGAAATATTATTTAATTTCAGGAGAGGCTTCGGGTGATTTGCATGGTTCAAATCTGATGAAAGGAATAAAAAAAGCAGATAGTAATGCAGATTTCAGATATTGGGGCGGTGATTTAATGGAAAATCAGGGTGGAACCTTGGTTAAGCATTATAAATATCATGCATTCATGGGGTTTATTACAGTTTTATTAAATATCAAAACAGTTTTAAATAATTTGAATCAATGTAAAAAAGATATAATTCATTATCAGCCTGATGTTGTTATTCTTATTGATTATCCCGGATTTAACCTGAGAATTGCAAAATTTGTTAAAGAAAATGGAATTAGGGTATTCTATTATATATCTCCGAAAATATGGGCATGGAAACAGTCACGGATAAAAATAATTAAGCAATATGTTGATAAAATGTTTGTTATTTTTCCTTTTGAGAAAGATTTTTATAAAAAATTTAGTTATCCTGTGAATTTTTGTGGCAATCCTTTGTTAGATGCAATTGAAAACAGGGAGAATAAAAATGAATTATTTGCTGATTTTATTAAAAGAAATAATTTACCCGATAAGCCTGTTATAGCATTAGTTCCGGGAAGCAGGAAACAGGAAATAAAAAATATATTGCCCGTAATGTTAAGTGTTATAAGTAATTATCTGGATTATCAATTTATTATAACTGGAACACCTTCTATTGAAAAAGGATTTTATAGAAAAATTATTGACAAGCATAATGTTAAGCTTATTTATAATGAAACATATCAAATTATACAACAATCGTATGTTGCATTGGTTACATCAGGTACTGCTGCTTTAGAAACAGCTTTGCTTAATATCCCACAAGTTGTTTGTTATAAATTTCCGGGAGGTAAATTAGGATATAAATTAGGCACAAAACTTCTTAAAGTTAAATATATTTCACTAGTTAATTTAATAATGGATAAAGCAACAGTTAAGGAATTGATACAGCATTATTTATCAACTGTTAATTTAAAAAATGAAATAGATAAAATATTAAAAGATAAAGATTATAAAAATCAAATGTTGAACGACTATAAAGACCTAATGTCTATACTTGGAGGTGCAGGTGCTTCTGAAAGAACAGCAAAATTAATGTTAAGTTATTTAAATTAA